A single window of Cellulomonas sp. NTE-D12 DNA harbors:
- the fliE gene encoding flagellar hook-basal body complex protein FliE, whose product MSVSAIGAVGAASPALTALASVAPTTATTAAGSTAGTAATSGAGFANVLSGVDRLQQLQSTAQDLSVKAVTGDLTDVHDYTIAASEANLAMELTAAVRNKAVDAFNEIMRMQA is encoded by the coding sequence ATGAGCGTCTCCGCGATCGGCGCAGTCGGCGCCGCGAGCCCTGCCCTGACCGCCCTCGCGTCGGTCGCCCCGACCACCGCCACGACGGCCGCCGGTTCGACCGCGGGAACCGCCGCCACGTCCGGAGCGGGCTTCGCGAACGTGCTGTCCGGCGTCGACCGGCTGCAGCAGCTGCAGTCCACCGCGCAGGACCTCTCGGTCAAGGCCGTCACCGGTGACCTCACCGACGTGCACGACTACACGATCGCCGCCTCCGAGGCGAACCTGGCGATGGAGCTGACCGCGGCGGTCCGCAACAAGGCGGTCGACGCGTTCAACGAGATCATGCGGATGCAGGCCTGA
- a CDS encoding FliH/SctL family protein → MPDRDVVTVAFPALDAPGTTGVPTQRSGDGAHAAGFAAGFAAAARAAARAAARTQAVADQRRLADEHRRTAEHAAALAALAAATRGAQSRTAPVLAEAEATLLRCALELAEAVLGVELSDGATGAVAALARVAAADVEPVVVRLNPDDVRALGSDPELPDGARLVADPSLARGDAVADLPDGWLDARIGTALDRARAALASGGAA, encoded by the coding sequence TTGCCTGACCGCGACGTGGTCACCGTCGCCTTCCCCGCGCTGGACGCGCCGGGGACCACCGGGGTGCCCACGCAGCGGTCCGGCGACGGTGCGCACGCGGCCGGCTTCGCGGCGGGGTTCGCCGCGGCGGCACGGGCTGCCGCCCGGGCCGCCGCGCGGACCCAGGCGGTGGCCGACCAGCGCCGGCTCGCCGACGAGCACCGGCGCACCGCCGAGCACGCGGCGGCGCTCGCGGCGCTGGCTGCGGCGACCCGGGGAGCGCAGTCCCGGACTGCTCCCGTGCTGGCCGAGGCCGAGGCGACCCTGCTGCGCTGCGCGCTGGAGCTGGCCGAGGCGGTGCTGGGCGTCGAGCTGTCCGACGGGGCCACCGGCGCCGTGGCGGCGCTGGCCCGGGTCGCGGCCGCCGACGTCGAGCCCGTGGTGGTGCGGCTGAACCCGGACGACGTGCGCGCCCTCGGCTCCGACCCCGAGCTGCCGGACGGTGCCCGGCTGGTGGCCGACCCCTCGCTGGCGCGCGGCGACGCTGTGGCCGACCTGCCGGACGGCTGGCTGGACGCGCGGATCGGCACGGCGCTGGACCGGGCGCGGGCGGCGCTGGCGTCCGGGGGTGCGGCATGA
- a CDS encoding flagellin, translating to MGLSINQNIAAVNAYHNLSNTQNDLSKSLEKLSSGFRINRAADDAAGLAISEGLRSQIGGLKVAVRNAQDGTSVVQTAEGALNESTSILQRMRDLSVQASNTGGLSADAKGNIQSEMSQLKSELTRISDTTQFNGTKLLDGSYNGKFQVGANVGETISVAVSTSMGAAGLGVDGVDVTTTNVGNTVAQTTASAAGTAGVVTVAGAKDFTLSESFDGLNGTISVGGKSLDLSTVQFASGSTATARNAAVQKAADATFGTGYLTVANTATGLTFTQAAAPTAANLATNTLTGSQASGADLAITAIDTAIRTVSTVRANLGAVQNRFDHTVKNLNVAVENLSASESRIRDTDMASEMVSFTRAQILSQAGTSMLAQANQLPQSVLKLLG from the coding sequence ATGGGTCTCTCGATCAACCAGAACATCGCGGCAGTCAACGCGTACCACAACCTCTCCAACACCCAGAACGACCTCTCCAAGTCGCTGGAGAAGCTGTCGTCGGGCTTCCGCATCAACCGTGCGGCCGACGACGCGGCCGGCCTGGCCATCTCCGAGGGCCTGCGCTCGCAGATCGGTGGCCTGAAGGTCGCCGTCCGCAACGCCCAGGACGGCACCTCGGTCGTCCAGACCGCTGAAGGTGCGCTGAACGAGTCCACCTCGATCCTGCAGCGCATGCGCGACCTGTCCGTGCAGGCCTCCAACACCGGTGGTCTGTCGGCCGACGCCAAGGGCAACATCCAGTCCGAGATGAGCCAGCTCAAGTCCGAGCTGACCCGCATCTCCGACACCACGCAGTTCAACGGCACCAAGCTGCTGGACGGCTCGTACAACGGCAAGTTCCAGGTGGGTGCGAACGTCGGCGAGACGATCTCGGTCGCCGTCAGCACCTCCATGGGTGCCGCGGGCCTGGGCGTGGACGGCGTCGACGTCACCACCACCAACGTCGGCAACACGGTGGCGCAGACCACGGCCTCGGCCGCGGGCACCGCCGGTGTCGTCACGGTCGCCGGTGCGAAGGACTTCACGCTCTCCGAGAGCTTCGACGGTCTCAACGGCACCATCTCGGTGGGGGGCAAGTCCCTCGACCTCTCGACGGTGCAGTTCGCCTCGGGTTCCACCGCGACGGCCCGCAACGCCGCCGTGCAGAAGGCGGCCGACGCCACCTTCGGCACCGGCTACCTCACGGTGGCCAACACCGCGACTGGCCTGACCTTCACCCAGGCGGCGGCTCCGACGGCGGCGAACCTGGCCACCAACACCCTGACGGGCAGCCAGGCGTCGGGTGCGGACCTCGCGATCACCGCGATCGACACCGCCATCCGCACGGTCTCCACGGTCCGCGCCAACCTCGGTGCCGTGCAGAACCGCTTCGACCACACGGTGAAGAACCTCAACGTGGCGGTCGAGAACCTGTCCGCGTCGGAGTCCCGCATCCGTGACACCGACATGGCGTCGGAGATGGTCTCGTTCACCCGGGCCCAGATCCTGTCCCAGGCCGGCACCTCGATGCTCGCCCAGGCGAACCAGCTGCCGCAGAGCGTGCTCAAGCTCCTCGGCTGA
- the flgN gene encoding flagellar export chaperone FlgN has translation MSLTQLSDVLWQERHLLDLLLFKLEEEQLVLSSGRTRWLANATREVEAVLDEIRSAEIARAVAADSAARELGLSPDAGLRALADAAPEPWDELLRAHHEAFLSLTGEISRLADDNRELLAMSHRATQETLMSLQDSVQTYDGSGQAAVLAEHGSRVLDRSI, from the coding sequence ATGTCGTTGACCCAGCTGTCCGACGTCCTCTGGCAGGAACGTCACCTGCTGGACCTGCTCCTGTTCAAGCTCGAGGAGGAGCAGCTGGTGCTGAGCAGCGGCCGCACCCGCTGGCTCGCCAACGCCACCCGCGAGGTGGAGGCGGTGCTGGACGAGATCCGCTCCGCCGAGATCGCGCGCGCGGTGGCCGCCGACTCCGCCGCCCGCGAGCTCGGGCTGAGCCCGGACGCCGGTCTGCGCGCCCTCGCCGACGCCGCCCCGGAGCCCTGGGACGAGCTGCTGCGCGCCCACCACGAGGCGTTCCTGTCCCTCACCGGCGAGATCAGCCGGCTGGCGGACGACAACCGCGAGCTGCTGGCCATGTCGCACCGCGCCACGCAGGAGACCCTGATGTCCCTGCAGGACTCGGTGCAGACGTACGACGGGTCCGGCCAGGCGGCCGTGCTCGCCGAGCACGGCTCCCGCGTCCTCGACCGGTCGATCTGA
- the fliG gene encoding flagellar motor switch protein FliG, whose protein sequence is MSLGLTGPQKAATLLLQLGKDRAARVLSQLSEQEIEELTAEILHLERIDPEVAGEVLDEFWEATNTGPSFGGGMGLAQRLLEASLGTERAAGMMERLQTTLAGQPFEFLQQADARQVVSLLSGEHPQTVALVLAHLRPEHASAILAGLPGAEQADVAHRIALMERASPDVVAVVAESLQRKASAVLAPRELAAVGGVQPLVEIINRADPGTEKAILEGLAARDEALAEEVRSRMFVFTDIVLLEDRAMQLVLRGVEVPALALALKGSGPEVRDTVLRNLSERARENLLEEIELLGPVRMSQVEDARAGIVQVIRRLEESGQITIRRDAEDEYVA, encoded by the coding sequence ATGAGCCTCGGGCTGACCGGGCCGCAGAAGGCCGCGACGCTGCTGCTCCAGCTGGGCAAGGACCGTGCCGCCCGGGTGCTGTCCCAGCTCAGCGAGCAGGAGATCGAGGAGCTGACCGCCGAGATCCTGCACCTGGAGCGGATCGACCCCGAGGTCGCCGGCGAGGTGCTCGACGAGTTCTGGGAGGCGACCAACACCGGACCGTCGTTCGGCGGCGGCATGGGGCTGGCGCAGCGGCTGCTCGAGGCGTCGCTCGGCACCGAGCGGGCCGCCGGGATGATGGAGCGGCTGCAGACGACGCTGGCGGGTCAGCCGTTCGAGTTCCTGCAGCAGGCCGACGCCCGGCAGGTGGTGTCGCTGCTGTCCGGTGAGCACCCGCAGACCGTCGCCCTGGTGCTGGCGCACCTGCGTCCCGAGCACGCGTCGGCGATCCTGGCCGGCCTGCCCGGCGCCGAGCAGGCGGACGTCGCGCACCGGATCGCGCTGATGGAGCGGGCCTCTCCTGACGTGGTGGCCGTGGTGGCCGAGAGCCTGCAGCGCAAGGCGTCCGCCGTGCTGGCGCCGCGGGAGCTCGCGGCCGTCGGCGGCGTGCAGCCGCTGGTCGAGATCATCAACCGGGCCGACCCCGGCACCGAGAAGGCGATCCTCGAGGGGCTCGCGGCGCGCGACGAGGCGCTGGCGGAGGAGGTCCGCAGCCGGATGTTCGTGTTCACGGACATCGTGCTGCTCGAGGACCGCGCGATGCAGCTGGTGCTGCGCGGCGTCGAGGTCCCCGCGCTGGCGCTGGCGCTGAAGGGCTCCGGCCCGGAGGTGCGCGACACCGTGCTGCGCAACCTGTCCGAGCGGGCGCGCGAGAACCTGCTCGAGGAGATCGAGCTGCTCGGTCCGGTCCGCATGTCGCAGGTGGAGGACGCCCGCGCGGGCATCGTGCAGGTGATCCGCCGACTCGAGGAGAGCGGGCAGATCACCATCCGCCGCGACGCCGAGGACGAGTACGTTGCCTGA
- a CDS encoding FliI/YscN family ATPase, with translation MSLLETVRPDAAVVPTWGRVLTAARPERVGTVRSVVGLSVEVSGLDAPVGGLLRIGDGADAIPAEVVATAAGAVRCLPLGPADGLRAGLPARSTGGTLCAPVGRGLLGRVLDGLGRPIDGRGPLQADGWLPVEHAAPHPLERARVDTPLDLGVRVLDTLVSVGRGQRLGLFAGSGVGKSSLLSMIARGTEAEVSVIALVGERGREVREFLEDDLGPEGLARSVVVVATSDEPPLVRLRSAFLATRIAEQLRDEGRHVVLMMDSLTRVAMAQREVGLSVGEPPATRGYPPSTFAMLARLLERAGTGPRGSVTGLYTVLVDGDDHNEPVADAARSILDGHVVLERRLAVAGHFPSVDALASISRLANRVTSREQRAAAQRLRSVLAARSQAQDLIDVGAYVPGSNRQVDTALAHADAIEAFLCQDMAERAPAEQSWQRLSALVGAMDGGAA, from the coding sequence ATGAGCCTGCTGGAGACCGTGCGGCCGGACGCCGCCGTCGTGCCCACCTGGGGGCGCGTGCTGACCGCCGCCCGGCCCGAGCGGGTGGGCACCGTGCGGTCCGTCGTCGGCCTGTCCGTCGAGGTGTCCGGGCTGGATGCGCCGGTGGGCGGGCTGCTGCGCATCGGCGACGGTGCCGACGCGATCCCCGCGGAGGTGGTCGCCACGGCCGCCGGCGCCGTGCGGTGCCTGCCGCTGGGCCCCGCCGACGGGCTGCGTGCCGGGCTGCCGGCGCGGTCGACGGGCGGCACGCTGTGCGCGCCGGTCGGGCGCGGGCTGCTGGGTCGCGTGCTCGACGGGCTCGGCCGGCCGATCGACGGACGCGGACCGCTGCAGGCCGACGGCTGGCTGCCGGTGGAGCACGCCGCGCCCCACCCGCTGGAGCGGGCCCGCGTGGACACCCCGCTCGACCTGGGCGTCCGGGTGCTCGACACGCTGGTGAGCGTCGGCCGCGGGCAGCGGCTGGGGCTGTTCGCCGGGTCCGGCGTCGGCAAGTCGAGCCTGCTGTCCATGATCGCCCGGGGCACCGAGGCGGAGGTCTCGGTGATCGCCCTGGTGGGGGAGCGCGGCCGTGAGGTGCGCGAGTTCCTCGAGGACGACCTGGGCCCCGAGGGGCTGGCGCGGTCCGTGGTGGTGGTGGCGACGTCCGACGAGCCGCCGCTGGTGCGGCTGCGGTCGGCGTTCCTGGCGACCCGCATCGCCGAGCAGCTGCGCGACGAGGGCCGGCACGTGGTGCTGATGATGGACTCCCTCACCCGCGTCGCGATGGCTCAGCGCGAGGTGGGGCTGTCCGTCGGCGAGCCCCCGGCGACCCGCGGCTACCCGCCCAGCACCTTTGCCATGCTCGCCCGGCTGCTGGAGCGCGCCGGCACCGGCCCCCGGGGCTCGGTCACCGGCCTGTACACGGTGCTGGTGGACGGCGACGACCACAACGAGCCGGTGGCGGACGCCGCCCGGTCGATCCTCGACGGGCACGTGGTGCTGGAGCGCCGCCTGGCGGTGGCCGGTCACTTCCCGTCGGTCGATGCGCTCGCATCGATCAGCCGGTTGGCCAACCGCGTGACGTCCCGTGAGCAGCGGGCCGCGGCTCAGCGGCTGCGCAGCGTGCTGGCGGCTCGGTCCCAGGCGCAGGACCTGATCGACGTGGGTGCCTACGTGCCGGGCTCCAACCGGCAGGTGGACACCGCGCTGGCCCACGCCGACGCGATCGAGGCGTTCCTGTGCCAGGACATGGCGGAGCGTGCACCGGCGGAGCAGTCGTGGCAGCGGCTGTCCGCCCTGGTCGGCGCGATGGACGGGGGCGCGGCGTGA
- a CDS encoding flagellar basal body rod C-terminal domain-containing protein: protein MTIFGALGIAGSGLTVHRKWLDAVSDNLANVNDATSTSQSAFQARYVVAQEMGGEGGVAVAGAVLSGDTTGRVVYEPGNPLADAQGNVRYPEIDTASQMTQLIIAQRGYQANAAVIERATEAYQAALQIGK, encoded by the coding sequence ATGACCATCTTCGGCGCCCTCGGCATCGCCGGCTCCGGCCTGACGGTGCACCGCAAGTGGCTCGACGCGGTCAGCGACAACCTGGCCAACGTCAACGACGCGACCAGCACCTCCCAGTCGGCGTTCCAGGCCCGGTACGTGGTGGCCCAGGAGATGGGTGGCGAGGGTGGCGTCGCCGTCGCCGGGGCCGTGCTCTCCGGCGACACCACCGGCCGGGTGGTCTACGAGCCCGGCAACCCGCTGGCCGACGCCCAGGGCAACGTGCGGTACCCGGAGATCGACACCGCCAGCCAGATGACCCAGCTGATCATCGCCCAGCGCGGCTACCAGGCGAACGCCGCCGTGATCGAACGCGCGACCGAGGCCTACCAGGCCGCTCTCCAGATCGGGAAGTGA
- the fliF gene encoding flagellar basal-body MS-ring/collar protein FliF yields the protein MPAPLQSVIARLQAAVRQFSLAQRTFAVLAVAALVLGGVALSSYLTKPTMGPLFSGLSGADASAIVDQLGSKGVKYQLADGGSTILVPQDKLYAERIAMAAAGLPANKSGAGYSLLDSMPVTASEFQQKTTYQRALEGELAKTVGAIDGVDQATVQLAIPDDSVFVEKKKDPTASVFVRTRTGATLSNDQVQAIVHLVSAGIQGMTPTDVAVIDASGKVLSAVGTGTTSGPMSSGATTDYEARVQQAVQRILDPLVGAGNSAVTVTAQLGTSSSQTTTETFSATPTTPPLASSTKTEQYSGAGGAGAAGVLGPDNIAVPSGSSTAGTGTGSYTSTSTDVTNSVNKSTQVVTTPPGGVQRQSVSVAVDAKAGGGLDMTALTQAISAAAGIDPTRGDTISVQRMAFDTTSAQNAATALAKADAATAAEKKQSMIKQAAIAGAVLLLVIFLVVLGMRRSRRARREALDLGSLTAVDEGFDLPDGIDGAGLHPVLPPGPSPLLPDPRAVRREEVEAMADAQPAEVAELLRGWLAAPSSGRRR from the coding sequence ATGCCCGCGCCGCTGCAGTCCGTCATCGCCCGCCTCCAGGCGGCGGTGCGGCAGTTCTCCCTCGCCCAGCGCACCTTCGCGGTGCTGGCCGTGGCCGCCCTGGTGCTCGGTGGCGTGGCGCTGTCCAGCTACCTGACCAAGCCGACCATGGGCCCGCTGTTCAGCGGCCTGTCCGGGGCGGACGCCAGCGCGATCGTCGACCAGCTCGGCTCCAAGGGCGTCAAGTACCAGCTGGCCGACGGCGGCTCCACGATCCTGGTGCCGCAGGACAAGCTGTACGCCGAGCGCATCGCGATGGCGGCGGCCGGCCTGCCGGCCAACAAGAGCGGTGCCGGGTACTCCCTGCTCGACTCGATGCCGGTCACCGCGTCGGAGTTCCAGCAGAAGACCACCTACCAGCGCGCGCTCGAGGGCGAGCTCGCCAAGACGGTCGGCGCGATCGACGGCGTCGACCAGGCCACCGTGCAGCTGGCGATCCCGGACGACTCCGTCTTCGTCGAGAAGAAGAAGGACCCGACCGCCTCGGTGTTCGTCCGCACCCGCACGGGCGCGACGCTGAGCAACGACCAGGTGCAGGCGATCGTCCATCTGGTGTCCGCCGGCATCCAGGGCATGACGCCCACCGACGTCGCGGTGATCGACGCGTCCGGCAAGGTGCTGTCCGCCGTCGGCACCGGGACCACCAGCGGCCCGATGTCGTCCGGCGCCACCACCGACTACGAGGCCCGCGTGCAGCAGGCCGTGCAGCGCATCCTCGACCCGCTGGTCGGCGCCGGGAACTCCGCCGTGACGGTCACCGCGCAGCTGGGCACGTCGTCCAGCCAGACCACCACCGAGACCTTCTCCGCCACGCCGACCACACCACCGCTGGCCTCGTCCACCAAGACGGAGCAGTACAGCGGCGCCGGCGGTGCCGGTGCGGCCGGTGTGCTCGGTCCCGACAACATCGCCGTGCCGTCCGGGTCCAGCACCGCGGGCACCGGCACCGGCAGCTACACCTCCACCAGCACGGACGTGACCAACTCGGTGAACAAGAGCACCCAGGTGGTCACCACCCCGCCGGGCGGCGTGCAGCGGCAGTCGGTGTCCGTCGCCGTCGACGCCAAGGCGGGCGGCGGGCTGGACATGACCGCTCTGACCCAGGCGATCTCGGCCGCCGCCGGCATCGACCCCACCCGCGGCGACACCATCTCGGTGCAGCGGATGGCCTTCGACACCACGTCGGCGCAGAACGCCGCGACGGCCCTGGCCAAGGCGGACGCGGCGACGGCGGCCGAGAAGAAGCAGTCGATGATCAAGCAGGCCGCGATCGCCGGGGCCGTGCTGCTGCTGGTGATCTTCCTGGTGGTGCTGGGCATGCGCCGGTCCCGCCGGGCCCGTCGCGAGGCGCTCGACCTCGGGTCGCTCACCGCGGTGGACGAGGGCTTCGACCTGCCGGACGGCATCGACGGCGCCGGCCTGCACCCGGTGCTGCCCCCGGGGCCGTCGCCGCTGCTGCCGGACCCGCGCGCCGTGCGCCGTGAAGAGGTCGAGGCGATGGCGGACGCGCAGCCCGCCGAGGTCGCCGAGCTGCTGCGCGGCTGGCTGGCCGCACCGTCCTCCGGGCGGCGGCGATGA
- a CDS encoding flagellar basal body protein: MGLFDSVSYVALHSALDGLALRQRAIADNVANINTPGYTARRVSFEQALSAAVSQGSGAVTATESRSLEPTRTDGNNVNLDTETVLNIDTNLRFQLASQAVSSQLSDVRAAMRTA, from the coding sequence ATGGGTCTGTTCGACTCGGTGAGCTATGTCGCGCTGCACAGTGCGTTGGACGGGCTCGCGCTGCGTCAGCGTGCGATCGCGGACAACGTCGCCAACATCAACACCCCGGGGTACACGGCCCGACGGGTGTCGTTCGAGCAGGCGCTCAGCGCCGCCGTCTCCCAGGGCTCCGGTGCGGTCACCGCCACCGAGTCGCGGTCGCTCGAGCCGACCCGCACCGACGGCAACAACGTCAACCTCGACACCGAGACCGTGCTGAACATCGACACCAACCTGCGCTTCCAGCTCGCGTCGCAGGCCGTGTCCAGCCAGCTGTCCGACGTGCGCGCCGCGATGCGGACCGCCTGA
- the fliD gene encoding flagellar filament capping protein FliD, producing the protein MATSSMGIDGLVSGLNTTDLINQLMSVESGPQTLLKTKQSDTQTLIAALQSLNTKVASLGTAATAASTATSWAALTATSSATSVTATASTSASPTQVSFTVDKLAQRQVSLTDVFTDVPSFTGSGNSLTLTSAAGSTQIDTTGITSVTGLASAITNSNAGVSPVAVQVTGGYRLQLSAKQTGAANAFQLYQGSPADVTAGTATSKSLTSLTTAQDAQLTLWPGTSAAQTFTSTTNTFSNVLTGVSITTSAVETNPVTLTLGRDTAALSTLGSNLVSQLNLVLGEISSRTSSTTTTDPTTGGTVVTPGVLGMDSSVSTLQQQLTAAASYPVNGVSPSTVGISIQRDGTFAFDQAAYSAALAADPQKVQDVVSGLAARVAAVTTSTSDPTSGSLTAEITAQQGVVKDLGDQISQWDVTLQLRRESLQTTYSNLEVTLSNLKSQSSWLASQLGSLSGSSSSSSN; encoded by the coding sequence GTGGCGACCAGCAGCATGGGCATCGACGGCCTGGTCAGCGGTCTGAACACGACCGACCTGATCAACCAGCTGATGTCCGTCGAGTCGGGTCCGCAGACCCTGCTCAAGACGAAGCAGTCCGACACCCAGACGCTCATCGCCGCGCTGCAGTCGTTGAACACGAAGGTGGCCTCGCTCGGCACCGCCGCGACGGCCGCCTCGACCGCCACGTCCTGGGCCGCGCTGACCGCGACCTCGTCGGCCACCTCCGTCACGGCGACGGCCTCGACCAGTGCCTCGCCGACCCAGGTGAGCTTCACCGTCGACAAGCTGGCGCAGCGGCAGGTGTCGCTGACCGACGTCTTCACCGATGTCCCGTCCTTCACCGGCAGCGGCAACTCCCTGACCCTGACCTCCGCCGCCGGGTCCACGCAGATCGACACCACCGGCATCACCAGCGTCACCGGCCTGGCGAGCGCGATCACCAACTCGAACGCCGGCGTCTCCCCTGTCGCCGTGCAGGTGACCGGCGGCTACCGCCTGCAGCTCTCGGCCAAGCAGACCGGCGCCGCCAACGCCTTCCAGCTGTACCAGGGCAGCCCCGCCGACGTGACCGCCGGGACGGCGACGTCGAAGTCGCTCACCTCGCTGACCACCGCGCAGGACGCCCAGCTGACCCTGTGGCCGGGGACGTCGGCCGCGCAGACGTTCACCTCGACCACCAACACGTTCAGCAACGTGCTGACCGGGGTGTCGATCACCACCAGCGCCGTCGAGACCAACCCGGTGACGCTGACCCTCGGCCGGGACACCGCCGCGCTGAGCACGCTCGGCTCCAACCTGGTCAGCCAGCTGAACCTGGTGCTGGGGGAGATCTCCAGCCGGACCAGCTCGACGACCACCACCGACCCGACCACGGGTGGCACCGTGGTGACGCCCGGGGTCCTCGGCATGGACTCGTCCGTCAGCACGCTGCAGCAGCAGCTGACCGCGGCCGCGTCGTACCCGGTCAACGGCGTCTCCCCGTCGACCGTCGGCATCTCGATCCAGCGCGACGGCACCTTCGCGTTCGACCAGGCGGCCTACAGCGCGGCGCTCGCCGCCGACCCGCAGAAGGTGCAGGACGTCGTCTCCGGTCTGGCCGCCCGCGTCGCCGCGGTCACCACGTCGACCTCGGACCCGACCAGCGGCAGCCTGACCGCCGAGATCACCGCCCAGCAGGGCGTGGTCAAGGACCTCGGCGACCAGATCAGCCAGTGGGACGTCACCCTGCAGCTGCGCCGGGAGAGCCTGCAGACGACGTACTCGAACCTCGAGGTGACGCTCTCCAACCTCAAGTCGCAGTCGAGCTGGCTGGCCAGCCAGCTCGGGTCGCTCAGCGGCTCGTCCAGCTCGTCGTCGAACTGA
- the fliS gene encoding flagellar export chaperone FliS produces the protein MSDLRARYLADSVATASPARLLTLLYDRLLLDLHRATSALETGDRGGAGTHLAHAQDIVCELIATLDVSAWEGGNRLMSLYGWVLNELLTAGTTGDAARVEACRGVVAPLAEAWHEAADALAGADRPTAEPVAATGLLGVA, from the coding sequence ATGTCCGACCTGCGCGCCCGCTACCTGGCGGACTCCGTCGCCACGGCCTCGCCGGCCCGGCTGCTGACACTGCTGTACGACCGGCTGCTGCTGGACCTGCACCGCGCCACGTCCGCGCTGGAGACCGGTGACCGCGGCGGTGCCGGCACCCACCTGGCGCACGCTCAGGACATCGTGTGCGAGCTGATCGCCACGCTGGACGTCTCGGCGTGGGAGGGCGGCAACCGCCTGATGTCGCTGTACGGCTGGGTGCTCAACGAGCTGCTGACCGCCGGCACCACCGGCGACGCCGCCCGCGTCGAGGCCTGCCGCGGCGTGGTCGCCCCGCTGGCCGAGGCCTGGCACGAGGCGGCCGACGCGCTCGCCGGGGCCGACCGCCCCACGGCCGAGCCCGTCGCGGCCACCGGGCTGCTCGGCGTCGCATGA
- a CDS encoding sigma-70 family RNA polymerase sigma factor, translated as MNAHDELVVNNLALVGYHVTELLHRVPPSVTRDELASAGSLALVLAARSFDPEAGVPFARYASLRIKGALLDELRSMDWASRSARRRVRELSDVTERLRATLGREPSRDELASALGTDAAGVDVARHDAERRVLSIDASETPIADSIADDDATPEEQVLAAEQRHWLRAAVEVLPERLRAVVSGLYLEDRSIAELADELGVTQSRISQLRTEALGLLRDGMNASMNPGLVRGGERPGGVAERRRQAYFAAVAARASMPASVYGASVPSPRTGSVMPTAFASRALGA; from the coding sequence ATGAACGCGCACGACGAGCTGGTGGTGAACAACCTCGCGTTGGTCGGCTACCACGTCACCGAGCTGCTGCACCGTGTCCCGCCGTCGGTGACGCGCGACGAGCTGGCCTCCGCAGGTTCGCTCGCCCTGGTCCTCGCCGCGCGCAGCTTCGACCCCGAAGCCGGTGTGCCGTTCGCTCGTTACGCCTCGCTGCGCATCAAGGGCGCCCTGCTCGACGAGCTGCGCTCGATGGACTGGGCCAGCCGCTCCGCCCGCCGCCGGGTGCGTGAGCTGTCCGACGTGACCGAGCGCCTGCGCGCCACGCTGGGCCGCGAGCCCAGCCGGGACGAGCTCGCCTCCGCCCTCGGCACCGACGCCGCCGGCGTGGACGTCGCCCGGCACGACGCCGAGCGGCGCGTGCTGTCCATCGACGCGTCGGAGACACCGATCGCCGACTCGATCGCCGACGACGACGCGACGCCCGAGGAGCAGGTGCTGGCCGCCGAGCAGCGGCACTGGCTGCGCGCCGCCGTCGAGGTGCTGCCGGAGCGGCTGCGCGCCGTGGTCAGCGGCCTGTACCTGGAGGACCGGTCGATCGCCGAGCTCGCCGACGAGCTCGGCGTGACCCAGTCCCGGATCAGCCAGCTGCGCACCGAGGCGCTGGGGCTGCTGCGCGACGGCATGAACGCGTCGATGAACCCGGGGCTGGTGCGCGGTGGCGAGCGTCCGGGCGGCGTCGCCGAGCGGCGCCGGCAGGCGTACTTCGCCGCCGTCGCGGCGCGTGCGTCGATGCCGGCCAGCGTGTACGGCGCCAGCGTTCCCTCGCCGCGGACCGGCAGCGTGATGCCGACGGCCTTCGCCAGCCGGGCGCTCGGCGCCTGA